In Streptomyces pluripotens, the genomic window GGTCTGGCAGTGTGGTGCGGTCACCCGGACGGGTGATTCACCGTCCGCCGGGTGGAGCCCGTCCGGACTCCGCGCGTGCCGCCACCGCCCGCACGCCCGTACATCCCCGGGGCCCTGTGCTCCTGGGCGGCCCGGCGCGCCTGGTGGTGCAACCGGGACCGCCCGGGCAGCGTTCGCCACAGCCGCGTACGGACGGTGCCCACCGCGCTCCCCGGCGGCGAATTCGTCGCGGACGGGTTCCCACCGCGCGAGGAGCACGCCGGGTCGCCGGGACGCCGGAGTCACGCAGGGCGCTGCAGCACCGTCAGGCTGCGGTCCGGCAGGGTGATCCGGTCACCCGCCGCGACCTTCGTACCGGCTCCGGGCTGCACGCCCTCCGGGCAGGCCGTGTCGACCACGACCTGCCACTGCCGGCCGTGGTCGGCCGGAACCAGGAAGTCCAGGGGGCCGGGGGATGCGTTGAACAGCAGCAGGAACGAGTCGTCGGCGATCCGCTCCCCGCGTGGGCCCGGTTCGGAGATGGCGTTGCCGTTCAGGAACACCGTCAGCGCGGAGGCCTGCGCCGAGTCCCAGTCCCGCTGGGTCATCTCACGGCCTTGTGGGGTGAACCAGGCGATGTCGGACAGCTCGTCGTGGGTGCCCTCCACCGGGCGGCCGTGGAGGAATCGGCGCCTGCGGAAGACCGGGTGATCGCGCCGTAGCCACACCATCGTGCGCGTGAACTCCAGCAGATCGCTGCCGTCCTCGGACCAGTGCAGCCACGCCAGCTCGTTGTCCTGGCAGTAGGCGTTGTTGTTGCCGCCCTGGGTGCGTGCGAACTCATCGCCGTGGCTGATCATCGGCACGCCCTGGGACAGCATCAAAGTGGCGGTGAAGTTCCGCATCTGCCGGGCGCGCAACCGCAGCACCTCCGGGTCTTCGGTCTCACCCTCCGCCCCGCAGTTCCAGGACCGGTTGTGATTCTCGCCGTCCCGGTCGTCCTCGCCGTTGGCCGTGTTGTGCTTGTGGTCGTAGGACACCAGGTCGTGCAGGGTGAATCCGTCGTGGCAGGTGACGAAATTGATGGAGGCGAGCGGGCGGCGGCCGTCGTCCTGGTAGAGGTCCGAGGAGCCGGTCAGCCGGGAGGCGAATTCGGCCAGGGCACGTGGCTCGCCCCGCCACAGGTCCCGAACCGTGTCGCGGTACTTGCCGTTCCACTCGGTCCACAGCGGCGGGAAGTTGCCCACCTGGTAGCCGCCCTCGCCCACGTCCCAGGGCTCGGCGATCAGCTTCACCTGGGAGACCACCGGATCCTGCTGCACCAGGTCGAAGAACGACGAGAGCCGGTCCACCTCGTGGAACTGCCGGGCCAGCGTCGCCGCGAGGTCGAAACGGAAACCATCGACGTGCATCTCGGTGACCCAGTACCGCAGCGAATCCATGATCAGCTGGAGTACGTGCGGGGAGCGCATGAGCAGGGAGTTGCCCGTGCCCGTGGTGTCCATGTAGTAGCGGGGGTCGTCCGTCAGCCGGTAGTACGACGCGTTGTCGATGCCCTTGAAGGAGAGCGTCGGGCCCAGATGGTTGCCCTCGGCGGTGTGGTTGTAGACGACGTCCAGGATGACCTCGATCCCGGCCTCGTGCAGTGCCCGGACGGCCGACTTGAACTCCAGGACCTGCTGGCCGCGGTCGCCCCAGGAGGTGTAGGCGTTGTGGGGGGCGAAGAAGCCGATCGTGTTGTAGCCCCAGTAGTTGCTCAGTCCCATGTCGACCAGCCGATGGTCGTTCACGAACTGGTGTACGGGCATCAATTCCAGGGCTGTCACCCCGAGCTTGGTCAGGTGTTCGATGATTGCCGGGTGGGCGAGCGCCGCGTAGGTGCCGCGCAACTCCTCGGGGAGCCCGGGGTGGAGCATGGTGAGGCCCTTGACATGGGCCTCGTAGATCACCGTGTGGTGGTAGTCGGTGCGCGGGGGACGGTCGTCACCCCAGTCGAAGTACGGGTTGATCACCACCGAGGTCATGGCGTGCGGTGCCGAGTCCAGGTCGTTGCGCCGGTCGGGTGCATCGAAGTGGTAGCCGTACACCTCCTCGCCCCACCGGATCGTGCCACTGATCGCCTTCGCGTACGGATCGAGCAACAGCTTCGCCGAGTTGCAGCGCTGCCCGCGCACCGGGTCGTACGGGCCGTGCACCCGGAACCCGTACCGCTGCCCCGGCATCACGCCGGGCACGTACGCGTGCCGCACGAACGCGTCGCTCTCGCGAAGTTCCACCGCCGTCTCCGAGCCGTCGTCGTGCAGCAGACACAGCTCTACTCGGTCCGCGGCCTCCGTGAAGACCGCGAAGTTGGTTCCGGCGCCGTCATAGGTGGCGCCGAGCGGATACGCCTCTCCAGGCCAGACCTGCATGGATACGACTCTCCCAGGTGTACTGCCCGCCTGGGGTCGCGTTGGCTTCCGAGTCTCCCCGAAATTCGTGGAACCTCCCCTGGGCCAGGTCCCTCTTACCCACCGACCAGTGCGGCCGGCGGCCTCCGTACCGCCGGTTGCCGAACCAGTGGGGCGGACACTCACTCCCGGCACGGGCGGGGAGCAGGGGGAAGAAGTGCGCGCGACGGCGCACCGCCGACGGGGGAGAGGCGATGGCCGAAGCGGGTGGTCGCGGCGGTGGGGATCGACGCGACCACCCGCGACCATCCGGCCGCGCCCGGCCGGAGCGGAAGAGCCGGGAGGGACCGAGGGCGCCGACGCCTGCGGTGGGGCAGGGTCCGGATGCGGACCGTCCGGCCGCATCGCTCGCAGCGCGGGACCCGTCCGGGGCGGTGCGGGGTCTACTGGTGGCTGTGGCGGCCCGTGCCGAGGCCCGGGAGCGGCCACGCCGTCGGCCCGAGTCACACCCACCGCTATGAATCCGCTCACTCCGCTCGATACCGCCGCAAGGAACGGGCTTTGAAAATTGCCTAGTTGAGAAAAGCAGCCGGAAAACCGACCTGTCCATCCGGCTGCACCGCCGACCGCTCCCGGAGTACCCTTCCTTGATCGTTGAGACGGGGAAGGCCCAGGGGGCGGAAGGCGGTGCACGGGTGGGCTCGGGAGGGCTGGAGCTGCCCCCTGGTGACGAGGGGAACGAAGGGAACTCCGCAGACGTCCCGCCCGGCGCGGTGTCCCTGGCCCGGCCGATGGACGCGGGGTCCATCGGGCCGGAGCTGGACTGGGGTGCCGACGCCTGGCGCGAGGTGCGCACCCGCGCTCAGCGGGCCGGCCGTGCCTACATCTGGCTGAACCTCGTCGAACAGCGGTTCCGTGCGGTCGTGGCCGCCGTGCTGCGGCCCGTCTACGAACCCGTCCACGGCGACGAATGGGTGGTGGCCGCGGCAGGCCCGGCCGGACAGGAGTGGGTGCAGCGCGCCGTAGCCGTCCGCGAAGTGAGCCGCCGCAAGGGCTACTTGCTCGATCCGGCCGACGACAATGTGCTCAGCTTCCTCACTCTGCCCCAGCTGCGTGAGCTGGTGGTGCAGCACTGGCCCTGCTTCGAGCCGTACTTCGACGAGCGCCGGGACCTCGAACTCGCCCTGGACGAGTTGGAGGTGGCCCGCAATGTCGTCTCCCGCAACCGGGCCCTGTCCGAGGCGGTGCTGAGCCAGGCGGAGCGTGCCTCGGCGCGCCTGTTGGAGATGCTCGGTGCCGGGGGTGACGTGCCCTCCGCACGCAGGCTGCCCGTCGATGCGGTCGAGGACCTGGTCGGTGACCGGTACGCCGACGTCGTCGCCGTCCACCCCGACCGGGTGCGGCTGCTGCGCCGGTTCCCGGCCGAGGATATCTTCGGCGGCGCCCGCCGCCTCGACGCCATCGGCATCGGCCTCAACCTGCTGGTGCAGAACTTTTCCGGACGCCGCCTGGTCCGGCTCGCCGAATCGGGGTGTCGGGTGCGGCTGCTCTTCCTCAACCCGGCCTCCAGCGCAGTCAAGCGCCGTGAGCGCGAACTCGGGATGAAACGGGGCGAACTGAGTCGCTCCGTCGAGATGAACATCCTGCATATGCGTCGGGTGCGGTCCAAGCTGCACGATCCGGGCGCCTTCGAGATCCAGGTGTACGACGAAACGCCCCGCTGCAGCGCCTACATGGTGGACGGTGACGGTTCCGATGGCATCGCCGTGGTGCAGTCGTATCTGCGCGGGGCCCGGGGCATGGAGTCACCGGTGCTGGTGCTGCGCAACGGCAGTCGACTGGTCACCTCGAACGATGTGGGCGAAGCGGGACTCTTCCCTGCGTACCGAGAGGAATTCGAACTGGCTTGGGCGGATTCACGCCCCGTGTCCTGAACCGGCGGTTGAGCGTAAGCGGAACGCGACCTTCGGATTGTCAGTGTCGCGTGCGATGGTGGTGGCAACTGGGGGAAAGCACCACCGAGAAGGGGGACCGCCATGGGCTGGCACCAGCGACGGCTGAACGGCTTCGGCCTGGAGGGGACCGGGACAGATCCGCGCGAGTCGCGCAAGGCCACGGGCGACGCGACCAGGGCCGGAGCCGGTGAACCGGCGGGGCACCGGGAACCGCTGTCCGGTCCGCAACCGAGCTCGGCCGCTCCGGGAATGAGCCCGGCTGACGCGGTCGCGGCGCACGGCGTCGGCAGCGCACGCCCGGTGGCCGGGTACCGGCCCGCTGATGCCACCACGGACGTCCCGGCGTCCCGATGGCGGGCGGGGGCTGCGGTCGTCGCCCGCACCACAACGGAACGCCGTCCGTGCACCTCGACCGCTGCGTCCCGTCCGACCACAGCGTGTGGGATACCAGCGCACGCCGGGGCGGGTGCCGCCTGATGAGCTGGATCAACGGGCCCTTGGCGGCCTTCGACCTGGAGACCACGGGCACGGACGTGG contains:
- the glgX gene encoding glycogen debranching protein GlgX — its product is MQVWPGEAYPLGATYDGAGTNFAVFTEAADRVELCLLHDDGSETAVELRESDAFVRHAYVPGVMPGQRYGFRVHGPYDPVRGQRCNSAKLLLDPYAKAISGTIRWGEEVYGYHFDAPDRRNDLDSAPHAMTSVVINPYFDWGDDRPPRTDYHHTVIYEAHVKGLTMLHPGLPEELRGTYAALAHPAIIEHLTKLGVTALELMPVHQFVNDHRLVDMGLSNYWGYNTIGFFAPHNAYTSWGDRGQQVLEFKSAVRALHEAGIEVILDVVYNHTAEGNHLGPTLSFKGIDNASYYRLTDDPRYYMDTTGTGNSLLMRSPHVLQLIMDSLRYWVTEMHVDGFRFDLAATLARQFHEVDRLSSFFDLVQQDPVVSQVKLIAEPWDVGEGGYQVGNFPPLWTEWNGKYRDTVRDLWRGEPRALAEFASRLTGSSDLYQDDGRRPLASINFVTCHDGFTLHDLVSYDHKHNTANGEDDRDGENHNRSWNCGAEGETEDPEVLRLRARQMRNFTATLMLSQGVPMISHGDEFARTQGGNNNAYCQDNELAWLHWSEDGSDLLEFTRTMVWLRRDHPVFRRRRFLHGRPVEGTHDELSDIAWFTPQGREMTQRDWDSAQASALTVFLNGNAISEPGPRGERIADDSFLLLFNASPGPLDFLVPADHGRQWQVVVDTACPEGVQPGAGTKVAAGDRITLPDRSLTVLQRPA
- a CDS encoding SAV2148 family HEPN domain-containing protein, yielding MGSGGLELPPGDEGNEGNSADVPPGAVSLARPMDAGSIGPELDWGADAWREVRTRAQRAGRAYIWLNLVEQRFRAVVAAVLRPVYEPVHGDEWVVAAAGPAGQEWVQRAVAVREVSRRKGYLLDPADDNVLSFLTLPQLRELVVQHWPCFEPYFDERRDLELALDELEVARNVVSRNRALSEAVLSQAERASARLLEMLGAGGDVPSARRLPVDAVEDLVGDRYADVVAVHPDRVRLLRRFPAEDIFGGARRLDAIGIGLNLLVQNFSGRRLVRLAESGCRVRLLFLNPASSAVKRRERELGMKRGELSRSVEMNILHMRRVRSKLHDPGAFEIQVYDETPRCSAYMVDGDGSDGIAVVQSYLRGARGMESPVLVLRNGSRLVTSNDVGEAGLFPAYREEFELAWADSRPVS